Part of the Cellulomonas taurus genome, GCCGACGTTTCCCCAGTTCAGCCAGGCCGCACCCCTGTCCGCCGAGGCATTGGACCGTTACGCCGGACGGGTGCCGGAGCCGGTGCTGCGCGCCTGGTCGGAGCACGGAACCGGCCTGATCGGCGACGACGGCTACGTCCGCCTCCTGGACCCTGACCACGCACTTCAGATGCTCGACGGCGTGATCGGCATGCCGGAGGGCACCGTGCCGGTGTTTGTCACCGGAATGGGTGACCTCCTGCTGTGGATCGACCCGGTGTTCCATTTGGTGAGATTCCGCTGGGGGACCATCGAGCCGTTCAGCGCCGACCCCGAGCAGTTGATCGCCGACCTGCAGCAGCCGCAGATGCTGGACGACATCCTCGAACGGCGCCCGTACACCGCCGCGCTGCCCCGGCTCGGCATCCCCACCATCGACCAGTGCTTCGGCTACGTGCCGCTGCTGCCGCTCGGCGGCTCCACCGATCCCGACCGGCTCGACCTCGGCGGGCTCTGGGAGCACCTGGCGCTGATCGTCCACATGGTCGGGCTGCCCCGGCCCCGCCAGCTGAGCTGATGGACGTCCGGGCGTTCCGCGGGGCGGCCGACGGCGCAGAGCTCACCCGCATCTCCGGCGGCGACCGCTCGGTGGTGCCGGCCGAGGCGCTGCTGGCCGGGTCCGTGCCGCCGCAGGGGTGGCGTCGGGGCTGGTTCGCCGTCGACTGCGTGCTGATCGTGCTGGTCGGGTCGACCGCACTGCTGCACTGGGCGCTC contains:
- a CDS encoding T6SS immunity protein Tdi1 domain-containing protein codes for the protein MPTFPQFSQAAPLSAEALDRYAGRVPEPVLRAWSEHGTGLIGDDGYVRLLDPDHALQMLDGVIGMPEGTVPVFVTGMGDLLLWIDPVFHLVRFRWGTIEPFSADPEQLIADLQQPQMLDDILERRPYTAALPRLGIPTIDQCFGYVPLLPLGGSTDPDRLDLGGLWEHLALIVHMVGLPRPRQLS